The genomic DNA ACGCGCACGCTGCACACGGCTCTGGTCATCTCACAAAAAGTAAACGCCCCCGTAACGGTTGCGACCGCATGCGTCGACACCGCGGAGATTGCCGCGTTTTATGCGGATTTGATTAAGCGATTCAAACCCGACCAAGCCGTGGTGCTGGTTTCACATTCCAACATCATCCCATGGTTCTTGATCAAGGCCGGGCTGACCAAAGGTTGCTGGGAATCTCTTGGCGTGCTCAGCACGTTTTTTGATCCTGAACCGCGCATTGACGGATATGAGCATTACTGGGCCATCACCCGCCTCGGCAAAACTGTGAAAGCTTGCGAAGGATTCGAACGAAGGCAGTTTTGAGAACAAACACCCGTCGCTAAAATACAAACGCTCACGAAAAACATGTTTTCCGT from Cytophagia bacterium CHB2 includes the following:
- a CDS encoding histidine phosphatase family protein, translated to MKRFRLVLFILLLGLSVVAEALAQPKIYLVRHAEKLDGWFEAGELDRFQPLSAEGIATAERVAAQFKAGEIAAIFSSATTRTLHTALVISQKVNAPVTVATACVDTAEIAAFYADLIKRFKPDQAVVLVSHSNIIPWFLIKAGLTKGCWESLGVLSTFFDPEPRIDGYEHYWAITRLGKTVKACEGFERRQF